The Novipirellula aureliae genome segment CGCGGCCGGGAAAGTCGACGACCAGCTAATGATTTCGGCGGTCGACTTGCTGCCGACATTCTGCGAGGTCGCTGGTGCAGAGCTTCCGGACCGATACGAGCCCGATGGAGTTAGCCAGGTAGCACAATTGCAAGGTCAACCGAAGCCAGGTCGCGACAAGCCGTTGTTCTGGAAGATGGCAGGACGTGGAGACGGTCGAAGGGGCAACTCCTTTCACTGGGTCTCCTACTGCGTTGTCGATCAGAATTGGAAGCTCCTCGCCAACGAAAACTCGACCTACTTTGAACTCTATGATATCGTCGCAGACCCCTTTGAGAAGACGAACTTGGTCGAACAGCAACCCGAAGTGACAGAGCGTCTGTTTGAGAAGTTGAAGCAATGGCAATCCAGTCTCCCGGCAAAGCCCGATGCAAAGAATTTCTCTTCACTGCGAGAAAATTAGAGTCCTTTCCTCGTGGCTGTGATTATTAGAAACGGTGCGAACTCGCGTTTGCGTTCGTAACGAAAGTCGCCAAGACTTTCGGCTTTCGGACGCCCTTTTGACCGTTGCAGAAACTCTTGACGAGTTTCGCTACAATGAGTCACGGCCATCTCGGCGAAAACTGCTGAAATGACAGCAACACGCCTAGTGAGCTTGCCTCTATTTTTTGCGTCAGTTCAAAATTTTTGACAATACCAATTAACCAATTACGGTTTCATCTCAATCGATGAGGTGAAGAAACTATCGAACCCTCCAAGCAAGAGTGCTATAGAATGAGCGTATGTAAAATAAACATCAAGAGATATATTCTTCCGATCGTAATGATTATGAGCCAACCGCTCTTTGTCCATGCCGAGTCGCTTGTCTATGAGGGTTCCGGCGGTGTCGGGGAAGGCAAGCATATTGTCTTTGTGGCTGGTGATCATGAGTATCGGTCCGAAGAATCGCTGCCTGCTCTGGCAAGAATTCTTGCGAAGCACCATGGCTTTCAATGCACGGTGTTATTCAACATCGATCCTGACTCAGGTGAAATCGTCGCCGGCAAACCATCGAATATTCCTGGCATGGAAGCACTCGACACGGCCGACTTGGCAGTCGTATTCTTGCGTTTTCAAAATTTGCCCGCTGAACAGATGGAGCATTTTGACGCATATCTCAAACGTGGCGGCCCCGTGGTAGGAATGCGGACGTCCACGCATGCATTCCAAATCCCCGAAGGCCAGCCGTTCGCCAAATACTCGTTCCAATCGAAGGATTCGTCGTACCCGCTCGGCTTCGGCCATCAAGTGCTCGGCCAGACCTGGGTCGGTCATTACGGACGCAATCACGTGCAAAGCACTCGTATTGAAACCGTCGATGCAATGAAACAGCATCCGATTTTGCGAGGCGTGAAAGATGTTTGGGTTCAAGCGGGCGGCTATGTAGGCAAGCCAACCGACGGTGATATTTTGACGATGGCTCAGCCGCTTGATGGCATGACACCCGACTCGTCCCCGTCGGCCACGCAGCCACCAATGCCATCCGAATGGACTCGCACCTATCAATCCGATTCCGGTGAAGAAGGTCGC includes the following:
- a CDS encoding ThuA domain-containing protein, whose amino-acid sequence is MSQPLFVHAESLVYEGSGGVGEGKHIVFVAGDHEYRSEESLPALARILAKHHGFQCTVLFNIDPDSGEIVAGKPSNIPGMEALDTADLAVVFLRFQNLPAEQMEHFDAYLKRGGPVVGMRTSTHAFQIPEGQPFAKYSFQSKDSSYPLGFGHQVLGQTWVGHYGRNHVQSTRIETVDAMKQHPILRGVKDVWVQAGGYVGKPTDGDILTMAQPLDGMTPDSSPSATQPPMPSEWTRTYQSDSGEEGRVFTSLYGTPEDLTNEGYRRLMINGIFWALGLEDSVTPELNVALVGPFKPNTFGNQKHARGIKPEAYAGFESPIPAHNDVPK